The window AATGGAAAATAAAATCCTTACGGCGGTTTCGGCAAAAACCGCACCCGATGTGGTGAACTTGAATCCGGGTTTTGCCTCCCAACTAGCATCCCGTAATGCTTGGTTGGAACTGGATAGCCGAGTTCCAGAGTCTGTCCGTCGGCAGTATTTACCCAACATTTGGAAAGACAGTACCCTCAACGGTAAAAGCTTTGGCATTCCTTGGTATCTCACCAGTCGGGTGACAATTTATAACAAAGATTTGTTGCAAAAAGCGGGAATTAGCCAACCCCCTGCTACTTACGCTGAACTGGCACAGGTAGCCAAACAAATTAAGGATAAGACGGGGAAGTATGCCTTCTTTGTCACAGTGGTTCCCGGAGATTCGGGTGAGGTACTAGAATCCTTTGTACAGATGGGAGTAGAGTTAGTGGACGCTCAGGGTAAAGCGGCGTTTAATACTCCCAAAGGCAAAGCCACATTTCAGTATTGGGTAGATTTTTATCAACAGGGGCTAATACCCAAAGAAGCGCTCACCCAAGGGCATCGACGAGCGATCGAATTATATCAAGAGGGTGAGACGGCGCTGCTCTCTAGTGGTGCGGAGTTTATGGATACGATCGCTAAAAATGCCCCAAGCATTGCTAAAGCTTCAGCTACCGCCCCTCAGATTACCGGTGAGACGGGTAAAAAGAATGTGGCGGTGATGAATATCGTGATTCCTCGCGATACAGATAATCCGGATGCCGCCCTAAAATTTGCGCTGTTTGTCACCAAC of the Allocoleopsis franciscana PCC 7113 genome contains:
- a CDS encoding ABC transporter substrate-binding protein codes for the protein MSRIRTWKRLGILALLGLLLGLVISCRPTASSSKNPEIEFWTMQLQPKFSDYFNQLITRFEAENPGVKVRWVDIPWAAMENKILTAVSAKTAPDVVNLNPGFASQLASRNAWLELDSRVPESVRRQYLPNIWKDSTLNGKSFGIPWYLTSRVTIYNKDLLQKAGISQPPATYAELAQVAKQIKDKTGKYAFFVTVVPGDSGEVLESFVQMGVELVDAQGKAAFNTPKGKATFQYWVDFYQQGLIPKEALTQGHRRAIELYQEGETALLSSGAEFMDTIAKNAPSIAKASATAPQITGETGKKNVAVMNIVIPRDTDNPDAALKFALFVTNTENQLAFAKAANVLPSTLEALQQYRRSLTSDGKALPVEQARDISASQMEQAQVLIPTMKNLNKLQKAIYENLQAAMLGEKTVDQAVTDAAQEWNSSLS